The DNA window AATTATTAGGATTGATGTAAATGGAATAATTTGTCACTTTGAAGACCACACTGGGGGCATACTTGTAACCCATTGTATTCTTCACAGAAATATTGTGTGATGGTTTCCAAACACTATTATCAGTGTTTTTTCCTAGTTTTTTTATGACCAGTTGCAACAATTAATGTCATACTCACTTTCAACATGTGTGCATAGCAACTAGAGTATGGGAAATAATTGTGGttatggaaaataaataatggtTAAGGTATGGTTAGAGTCTTGCTACTAAAACATTTGGTTCAGGTTGGGGAAAGATTGTGGttgttacagtaaataaaaagcaAATGTTAATTGTAGGGTGTGACAGGTCCGGTCTGGGACATAATTCGTGAGGTGCAGAATCATTCCATAATGCTGTAATTCATAGGATACCGGGTTTTCCACTGATcttgaatttagttttttttttaagtcaaagGTCAATaaagagatactgctttacaaTTGTAACATAATACTCACCAGCAATATCCAGGTCCACTTTATAATGGATGAGGTGTGTGTGCAGGTTACCCAGCACATAGTTGTACACCTTGGTACCATAGTGAAGTCCGTTAGGTGTAAAGAAAGTGGCATGGATGTATCCGGTAGCGCTGACCTTTACCTCCATCACCCCATTCTGGTAGAAGAGGAAGTCCCAGATGTAATCATAGTTGTAAACCGTTGAGGTTGTCCGCAACACCAGCACCGTGTTATCCAGCCCTCCATAGAAGTTGTATCCACCCTTGAAGTCAGAGTTAAAATGCCTTCTCAAAGGCATAGCAGTGGTCATCTCAAAGATACAGAGTGCATTTTTGTGGTGCACAGGTTTGTCGGTGTCATAGTAGTGGTAAAGGTCCACAAAGGTGGCAATTTCTGGACAGTCGATTCCAGGCGCCAGCTCGTAGGATAAGGTGCCCATTGCCCAACCAGCATCGATGTACTTTGTTTGCATGGCAGCGGGAGTATCACCAGAATAGAAGGCAATAGCTTCTTGGAGGCTGATCTCATAGGCAATCCTTTCTCCATTAAAACGAAGATCAAAGACTTGAAGCCCAGCGGATGAGCGGACTCGGTAGGCGAAAGACCATCCGGCATATTCAACAAAGTTGCGGTCAACTTCATAGCGAGGTCCTTGAGGCTCAACAAGCTTCGGACCATGGATATTAGTGCGAGTGTTGCTGTGGCCCCGGGGGATGTAGGTGGAGTAGAGGTCCTTGTCGTCATGATCGGGCAGTTTGATCTTCTCCACACCtcctgattcatatttttctatCAGTTCCTCAACACTGTCAAAGTACATGCTGTTGTACCAGACCTTCTCAACAGTCCACTTTTCTGGATCCAGATCCTGGTGGTTGATCAGAACTTCGAACCCAACTGGGTGGATGAAATACCCCTCCACAAACTTCTGCAACATGATCCAGCTTCTCCTCTCACCTGGATCCAGCCCACGGGGAGCTATGTCTGAGAACGTCAGGCAACGGTCAGAGCAGTTAGTGTAGGAAAACCCTCCTGTGGTCTCAAACAGGAGCTTGTGAGCTTTAATCGCAATCTTCTCGAGGAAATCATCAATATAGTCGTACTCTACTGTAGAAATAGGCCTTGACTCAAAGCGGACAGGCCTATCCCCCTTGAAAGTCTTGACTTCGTGGGTCTTTGGGGTCGGCAGAGGACTGACAATGTACTCAGTGATGTTGGGGTTGGTTTGGTTCCCGAACTGGATGATCACACGCGCTTGACGTGGGGGTTTGGCCTGTCCACGGTCCAGAGCTCTCAGGGCTTCATGCTTTCTTGGCAGATGGAGTTCTATCAGGAGGATGCTGTTTTTCATCAGAGTCTTGCTATGAGCATCAGTGAGCTCCAACTCTTGAATACCATGCAGGTAGGCCCGAACAGCTTTCATCTCACGTACTGTGAGGTCGGCAAACATAGGAGCGCCATGATGAGCCCAATCTCTTGAT is part of the Sander vitreus isolate 19-12246 chromosome 22, sanVit1, whole genome shotgun sequence genome and encodes:
- the aoc1 gene encoding diamine oxidase [copper-containing] — encoded protein: MRLFCLLQLVCLAGCSASTSRDWAHHGAPMFADLTVREMKAVRAYLHGIQELELTDAHSKTLMKNSILLIELHLPRKHEALRALDRGQAKPPRQARVIIQFGNQTNPNITEYIVSPLPTPKTHEVKTFKGDRPVRFESRPISTVEYDYIDDFLEKIAIKAHKLLFETTGGFSYTNCSDRCLTFSDIAPRGLDPGERRSWIMLQKFVEGYFIHPVGFEVLINHQDLDPEKWTVEKVWYNSMYFDSVEELIEKYESGGVEKIKLPDHDDKDLYSTYIPRGHSNTRTNIHGPKLVEPQGPRYEVDRNFVEYAGWSFAYRVRSSAGLQVFDLRFNGERIAYEISLQEAIAFYSGDTPAAMQTKYIDAGWAMGTLSYELAPGIDCPEIATFVDLYHYYDTDKPVHHKNALCIFEMTTAMPLRRHFNSDFKGGYNFYGGLDNTVLVLRTTSTVYNYDYIWDFLFYQNGVMEVKVSATGYIHATFFTPNGLHYGTKVYNYVLGNLHTHLIHYKVDLDIAGRENSFETMDLKFVNFTNPWSPKHFIVQSKLHRTEHKTERSAAFRFGKKFPRYVHFYNANEKNKWGHQKGYRIQLNSHAHSVLPRGWREENGISWARYPLAVTRHKDSEATSSSIYTQCDPWEPVVSFEDYIRNNEDIVNQDLVAWVTVGFLHVPHSEDIPNTATPGNAVGFFLRPFNFFNEDPSLSSRSTIIVRPGQDGKPKIQRWTPEVVGHCVTNKPFFYNGTLAGV